A region of the Centropristis striata isolate RG_2023a ecotype Rhode Island chromosome 20, C.striata_1.0, whole genome shotgun sequence genome:
TGAACACCACTggataaaacacttttttatctacaaaacaaacaaaaagtgcaaCTTAGAGTAGCAAAAGcacaaaaaggttttaaatatGAGCAATAATATGTAAAAACCTACTTGGGGCAGCGTGGAGACGACACGTGTTAAGGAACTCGAGTGTGAAATGGATGTCAAcgtcacaaaaaaacatcaagacGTCGCCTTTCTTCCAGGCGTGGGCTCCGATATCCAGACCCCGACCTCGAGAGAACTCCTCGTCCACCGGGATCAGAGTGTAATTGGAGAAGCTCTCCTCcctgaaaacaacaaatgtaGTAGATTTTAATTCCCACAGCACATTACTACCACAAAGTTttttaagtagccatttatttatttatttatttattttttcatatatatctttattgggttgtcaggacataatacatattcaatcagaaaaaggtacaattcacccatttttcccccttttagaacaaccccccgccccccgaaccagagagttacattcacataaaataagcaaaaaacaataaatagtaatgataatgagaaaatacaactccctccccctcaaagaaaaacaggaggggtgaacagtagccaaataaacaataataaaaaaaacgaaaaataaaagtaaaaatatacatatatacatacatacatatacatacacataaaaccaaacaaataataataataatactaaataaataaataaaataaaaagggacatttagaggagatatacagaatgcttagagaaacaaacaaaatagctataacaatttgtatatgttgtgcctagagtttgaccaccaaatcagtatactaaaaacaattactggccatttatttatttttattcttatttattacatcacatgtccttcttcttgtttttgtccttgtttagctctgtattttttaaatgtttttactcatgttgttttgtgttatgattgtcataactatgcaccttatgcagtggcactttcaatttcgttgtatagtgaactatataatgacaataaagactatttgattttgaACTGGCACAGGCATATCAAAAGCGCTTTGTCAGTGAAAGGACAGACCTTGATGTTTTTTCCAGAGATGACTTCACATCCTGTAGACCTTCCTGCCCAAAATAAACCACCGTGAGATGGACTCGTCTGTCCTGTTGTATGCACACCTCCCTGAAAACATATTGGGAATTAACAACATGAACGCTGAGGTTTTTATTGTGGAACAATGACAACACCTGAGGGCATTGCGTCACCTGGATGCACATTTGAAGCGAGCATGCTGGGTCACGtctaacagacacacagtttcaTTCTCACCTGAAGTTGTGTAAGAACTGTGAGAATGTTTCTACTCGGCCCGCCAGCGGCACAATGATGTTAATGATCAGTCCAGATGTTTCTACAGATGTGCTCCTGACTTTCATCAAAGGACCGAAGGGTCTGAAGAGCGTGACATGGCGGAAGCTGCTGGATTCTTCTTTGGCGAAGAAGAGCTCGTAAAGCGTCCCTTTGTCCCGCTCGGTCCTGTACAGTCCTGTGAAATATGAAAACAGCAGTGAGAaaaccaacatgatctcacagaaatccgtgaaatagccacggatttcgcttaactcaaaatccgtggaatagccacggaatcgctcaaatttccgtgaaactgacacggatttcgctataatgcaagttaatgacagtcatatcccgtggctattccaacatacaaagtgattatgtacattcactgagtgaatatttagaaaataaaacatatatttctcgctggaaatgtgatcaaaatccatttttatgcagaaactaagtcaaaatatgatttttttcactaaaaatgagagaactgtttttgttctgaccgccggaaccttgaaagtcacgtgacttggaacaaaccaataggaacaaatatcaatgggatagccacgggatatgactgtcattaacttgcattgtagcgaaatccgtgtcagtttcacggaaatttgagcgattccgtggctattccacggattttgagttaagcgaaatccgtggctatttcacggatttctgtgagaccaggttcgagaAAACACACCAGTGACAGTGATGGTTCATTAGTCTGCAGTCTGGTAGACAGATCTTACCTTCAGTAAAGTGACTCTCTATGTAGGTTTGTCTCTGCATTGGCATGTCTTCCTCCACGCCGTCCTCCTCATCGGGGTTGTTGATGATGTCCAGCGCCGCCTCTATGACCTCCACCAGCTCGTCCCTGCGGTCTTTGCGGACAGGCTTCTCCTCGGGGTGCCGCGTCAGCCCCATCTCCAGCTGGTACACCTTGGACGAGGTGAAACTCTCAAAGGGCACCAGGGCGTACTCGCTGGGGAGACGAGCCCCCGTGTTGACCTCAGCCTTGTCGATCTGGGAGTGCAGGTACTCCAGCAGATCTCCCGGCTCCTGGTCTTTAGTCTCGGCCAGGCCCTGCACCCCCGGGAGCTCCTTCTtgtcctgcagcagcttcagCTTCTCGCCCATTTCCTGCAGCTCCTGCTTGAGCTGGGCGATCTGGCGCTTGAGGCTGGCGGCGCGGTTCAGGTGGCGCTCCTCCTGTTCCTGCAGCAGGGCCTGGTAGTACTCCTTCCCGTAGGTCTCCCCTGCTATGCCGGGCAGGGCCAGGCTGACGTCTGCTGGAGGGGTGCACTCCAGCAGGTACGcgaacagcagcagcaccagcagcaggaaGAGGCTCAGGAAGAGCCAGCGGACCCGGCCCTGGAGCGTCAACCCCCGCCTGGGCATCACGCTCGCATACAAGCTATAGCTGACTAGTCTGCATTCCCTTTCTGCCCTCTGATCACATCACTTACAATGTGCTTCTGCACATCATCTTAGAGCTCTGAGAGGGCCTTTATGTCATTTTCCTTGGCTCCAACCTGTAAGTGTCTTCATACATTTGTCCTGTGTAGATCCATGCGATGATCACCTAAATAGAAATCCACAATAAGACAACAATAGTTTTACTGGCTCAGATTTAAACATTGGGGATTATCGTGAGATAATCTGATAATGACACTTGATAATACACACTGTGTTACCATTCAAGCAGCCTTAGTAATTCACCAACCTGCCAGTAAGAATTCCATTCAgtcaatgaataaaacatttttctgtaACAACGTCTTCAACACGTGTCCAACTTCTATGaagatttgacattttaaagatttcattTCCACCTGAAGAAACAGGGCAGGAGGATTTAGCTTCACCTGGAGCGCTAGCACACGGCGACGAGCTCTCAGCTAAACAACAGCAGAGGAAAACTGGTGGTTAAGCTCGCAGCAAGCTACGAGCTTGACTTCCTGcttccttttcaaaataaaagcacaacacCGTCCACAGCTTTGTAATTAACTGTTTAAAGGGAGGCATCTTGTGGATTGAAAGGACTGAACATGGggaaactaaatacattttttaaactatattatTCAAATGTTCTTCCTGATTATTGTGTGACTTATATTATAACAGATCCCATACATGGACAGACAGTATTCAGCCTTGTGGAGCCTTTACAACGCCACATTCCACACACTATTGTTTCTTGAAGGTCACACAATGAAACCTACAGCTCCAGCCCTTTGCCAACAAAGTAATGCTGTTTTTCtatccagacacacacagtcctcACCTGGCCCCACAGGTGTAAATCAGGCCCAAGACGGCTATAATGAAAACCAGCAGGAATCTAAGTCCAAAGTGCCAGAGCTGGaaaccaaatgtttaaaaaacaaaacccaatACAGCagtaagaaaatatatttttgttgcttgatggaaaacctttttttctcttcctcaaaACACTTcggttttacttttgtttctcttgaaaatgagagtttaatgCCACAATGAACAGAAATCTAGGAGGTGAATGTTTGCCAAAGAGTAAAAGTAAACCCTTACTATGAAACATGACTTTAGACATTTTGAAGATCACAACTGATTACAGGAAATATTCACAGACGCCCTTCTGATGAGTAAGTCTTAAGGTTTTAACAAGtgcgggaaaaaaaaacaggaaccaATAACAGACAAACTGTACTCTGAAAAATGCTTGTTGGGCAGAATATAAGAGCCCATTCAGGATCCAAAAGGAAAGTCATATTTTGCAAGATGTTTGAATACGGCCaggaaaacagagacagacacaaagctgaaaaacagAGTGTAAAGTTCAGTAGAATTCaataatgagaaaaacaaagaagccTTTGTTTATATGTTCATACTGCACTACTTAAGGGGATTTCTGCTCTGTAATGTCAGTTCCTGCGGTTTTGtcacttttaaagttaaacctatCAGTTGTGACATCTGCTCGCTCAACATACTAACACCTTTGcatgcaaataaaaacacatgaaactaATGCTAGTCATTACTTCAGTGCTTCACTTGCAGTGAGTTAGTCTTTAATTTATCTTAGCCATGTGTTCTTTGTAGCTGCCAAGGACGAGGATAAGGATAAATGCCACACGGGACTGGCAAGAACACAAAGTACAAGTTTCACATTTGTATCGTGGTCTGAGTACGAGGACATCTCATGTCTAAATTGTTGTCTTGGTGGCAGTAAACTCATAAAGACAACATATTAATACATCAACAGGGACTTGTAAATTCTAGGTAAGTGACTTAATGGTTGCTAAAGATACTACTTAAGTAGGCAAAAGTGGGTTGTTTACAATAATGACATACCATATATT
Encoded here:
- the csgalnact2 gene encoding chondroitin sulfate N-acetylgalactosaminyltransferase 2; translated protein: MPRRGLTLQGRVRWLFLSLFLLLVLLLFAYLLECTPPADVSLALPGIAGETYGKEYYQALLQEQEERHLNRAASLKRQIAQLKQELQEMGEKLKLLQDKKELPGVQGLAETKDQEPGDLLEYLHSQIDKAEVNTGARLPSEYALVPFESFTSSKVYQLEMGLTRHPEEKPVRKDRRDELVEVIEAALDIINNPDEEDGVEEDMPMQRQTYIESHFTEGLYRTERDKGTLYELFFAKEESSSFRHVTLFRPFGPLMKVRSTSVETSGLIINIIVPLAGRVETFSQFLHNFREVCIQQDRRVHLTVVYFGQEGLQDVKSSLEKTSREESFSNYTLIPVDEEFSRGRGLDIGAHAWKKGDVLMFFCDVDIHFTLEFLNTCRLHAAPNKKVFYPVVFSLYNPAIVYGNLELAPPTELQLIHKKDAGFWRDFGFGMTCQYRSDFLNIGGFDLEVKGWGVEDVHLYRKYLRSDLIVIRTPVSSLFHLWHEKQCADELTPEQYRMCIQSKAMNEASHSHLGMLVFRDEIETHLRKQAFKTQSKTEE